Proteins encoded together in one Sphingomonas radiodurans window:
- a CDS encoding phospholipase D-like domain-containing protein, translating into MTLPEQTRWRVEQASRAAVVVDADNYFRLAREAMMKANHQILLIGWDFDARINLAWEDEPPGVPTTVGEFISWLTKRQPDLNVYILRWDKGAMKTLFRGKTLWTLTKWRFMRKRIHLLLDGHHPVGASHHQKIVVIDDRLAFCGGIDMTDERWDTRAHRDNDPHRTSPRGRPHKPWHDATTALEGPVAVALGELCRTRWSIAGGATIPPPPPTSDCWPGSLTPDFHDVSVAISRSQPAHGNQEAIHEIEELYLSLIARAQRSIYAESQYFASRRVAEAIARRLDEPDGPEIVIVNPVTAQGWLEPIAMDTARARLMQALKQRDRHGRLRMYHPHTLGGTPIYVHAKVLVIDDDLIRVGSSNFNNRSLRLDTECDVTIEHDGDRIAAIRDDLIAEHLDTDPATVTAAIAEHGLIGAIERLRGHGKTLVPYEVPDLSTVEKWLADNKILDPEGPEEMFELPSARPRLLARLKRFRHRRVA; encoded by the coding sequence GTGACCCTTCCGGAGCAGACCCGCTGGCGGGTCGAGCAGGCGAGCCGTGCCGCGGTAGTCGTCGATGCCGACAATTATTTCCGGCTTGCACGCGAAGCGATGATGAAGGCGAACCATCAAATTCTGCTGATCGGGTGGGACTTCGACGCGCGGATCAACCTGGCCTGGGAGGACGAGCCACCAGGGGTTCCAACCACGGTAGGCGAGTTCATCAGCTGGTTGACCAAACGGCAGCCGGATCTCAACGTTTACATCCTGCGCTGGGACAAGGGCGCGATGAAGACGCTGTTCCGTGGCAAGACGCTGTGGACGCTCACCAAGTGGCGGTTCATGCGCAAGCGCATCCACTTGTTGCTCGATGGCCACCACCCGGTCGGCGCGTCGCACCACCAGAAAATCGTCGTCATCGACGACCGCCTTGCCTTCTGCGGTGGTATCGACATGACCGACGAGCGCTGGGACACGCGCGCGCATCGCGATAACGACCCGCATCGCACATCGCCGCGCGGCCGGCCGCACAAGCCGTGGCACGATGCGACCACCGCGCTCGAGGGGCCGGTCGCGGTAGCGCTGGGCGAATTATGCCGCACGCGCTGGTCGATCGCTGGCGGCGCGACGATCCCGCCGCCGCCGCCCACATCGGATTGCTGGCCGGGCAGCCTGACGCCTGATTTTCATGATGTTTCAGTTGCGATTTCACGATCGCAACCCGCGCACGGCAATCAGGAGGCTATCCACGAGATCGAGGAATTGTATCTCTCGCTGATCGCGCGGGCGCAACGCAGCATCTACGCGGAGAGCCAGTATTTCGCCTCGCGCCGGGTCGCCGAAGCGATCGCGCGGCGGCTCGACGAACCGGATGGGCCGGAAATCGTGATCGTCAACCCAGTCACGGCGCAGGGCTGGCTTGAGCCGATCGCGATGGACACGGCGCGCGCACGGCTGATGCAGGCGCTGAAACAACGCGACCGTCATGGGCGGCTGCGGATGTATCATCCGCACACGCTGGGCGGCACGCCGATCTACGTTCATGCCAAGGTGCTGGTGATCGACGACGATCTGATCCGTGTCGGCTCGTCGAACTTCAACAATCGATCGCTGCGGCTCGATACCGAATGCGACGTGACGATCGAACACGATGGCGATCGGATCGCCGCCATCCGCGACGACCTGATCGCCGAACACCTCGACACCGATCCGGCGACGGTTACTGCGGCGATCGCCGAGCACGGGCTGATCGGCGCGATCGAGCGGCTGCGCGGACATGGCAAAACGTTGGTGCCCTATGAGGTGCCGGATCTTTCCACCGTCGAAAAATGGCTCGCCGATAATAAGATCCTCGATCCGGAAGGCCCGGAGGAGATGTTCGAGCTGCCCAGCGCGCGACCGCGGCTTCTGGCGCGATTGAAACGGTTCCGTCATCGTCGTGTCGCCTGA
- the accC gene encoding acetyl-CoA carboxylase biotin carboxylase subunit — MPEIKKLLIANRGEIALRIHRACHEMGIKTVAVHSTADTDAMHVRLADQAICIGPPAASESYLNIANIISAAEISGADAIHPGYGFLSENAKFAEIVEAHELIFVGPKPEHIRIMGDKVEAKRTAGALGLPLVPGSDGALSDSTEAKRLARDIGYPVLIKAASGGGGRGMKVVQSEDQMDTLMSQAGSEAKAAFGDATVYMEKYLGNPRHIEFQIFGDGEGNAIHLGERDCSLQRRHQKVLEEAPSPVITDEERERMGGIVARAMADMGYRGAGTIEFLWENGEFFFIEMNTRLQVEHPVTEAITGLDLVREQIRIAEGHPLTLRQEDVTFRGHAIECRINAEDPRTFAPSPGLVKLYHAPGGMNVRVDSGLYAGYRVPPYYDSMIAKLIVYGTTRQGALRRLRRALEEFVIEGVTTTIPLHQALLDEPEFQEGQYTIKWLEEWLARQD, encoded by the coding sequence GTGCCCGAAATCAAGAAGCTGCTGATCGCCAACCGTGGCGAAATCGCGCTGCGCATCCATCGCGCGTGCCATGAAATGGGCATCAAGACGGTCGCGGTTCATTCGACCGCCGATACCGACGCGATGCACGTGCGGCTGGCTGATCAGGCAATTTGCATCGGGCCGCCGGCGGCGAGCGAGAGCTATCTCAACATCGCCAACATCATCTCGGCGGCAGAAATCTCCGGCGCGGACGCTATCCATCCCGGCTACGGCTTCCTCAGCGAAAATGCCAAATTCGCCGAGATCGTCGAGGCGCACGAACTGATCTTCGTCGGGCCGAAGCCAGAGCATATCCGCATCATGGGCGACAAGGTGGAGGCCAAGCGCACCGCCGGCGCGCTCGGCCTGCCGCTGGTGCCGGGCTCGGATGGCGCTTTGTCCGATTCGACCGAGGCGAAGCGACTGGCGCGCGACATCGGTTACCCAGTGCTGATCAAGGCAGCCTCGGGCGGCGGCGGGCGCGGCATGAAGGTGGTCCAGTCCGAGGACCAGATGGACACGCTGATGTCGCAGGCCGGCAGCGAGGCGAAGGCCGCGTTCGGCGATGCCACGGTCTACATGGAAAAATACCTCGGCAATCCGCGGCACATCGAATTCCAGATCTTCGGCGACGGCGAGGGCAATGCGATCCACCTCGGCGAGCGCGATTGCTCGCTGCAGCGCCGCCACCAGAAGGTGCTCGAGGAAGCCCCTTCGCCCGTCATCACCGACGAAGAGCGCGAGCGCATGGGCGGGATCGTCGCGCGCGCGATGGCCGACATGGGCTATCGCGGCGCGGGCACGATCGAGTTCCTGTGGGAGAATGGCGAGTTCTTTTTCATCGAAATGAACACCCGCCTGCAGGTAGAACATCCGGTGACCGAAGCGATTACCGGGCTCGACCTTGTCCGCGAGCAGATCCGGATCGCCGAGGGGCATCCGCTGACGCTTCGGCAGGAGGACGTGACGTTCCGCGGCCATGCCATCGAGTGTCGCATTAACGCCGAGGATCCCCGCACTTTCGCGCCCTCGCCAGGCCTGGTGAAGCTGTATCACGCGCCGGGCGGCATGAATGTGCGTGTCGATTCGGGGCTGTATGCCGGCTACAGGGTGCCGCCATACTACGACAGCATGATCGCGAAGCTGATCGTCTACGGCACGACGCGCCAAGGCGCGCTTCGCCGGTTGCGTCGCGCGCTGGAGGAGTTCGTGATCGAGGGGGTGACGACCACGATTCCGCTGCATCAGGCGCTGCTTGACGAGCCCGAGTTTCAGGAGGGGCAATATACGATCAAGTGGCTTGAGGAGTGGCTCGCGCGGCAGGATTGA
- the accB gene encoding acetyl-CoA carboxylase biotin carboxyl carrier protein gives MADNEKGAGNGPMKVDVGLVRQLAELLDTTQLTEIEVEDGDRRIRVARKAASNPANVHYTPAPPPAPAAATAVAALPTIEPAAAPTLANAVRSPMVGTAYLSAEPSAPPFVSVGKQVQAGDTLLIVEAMKVMNPITAPNAGTVKAIMVENGQPVEFDQPLVVVE, from the coding sequence ATGGCCGATAACGAAAAAGGCGCCGGGAATGGCCCGATGAAGGTCGATGTTGGCCTGGTCCGGCAGCTTGCCGAATTGCTCGACACGACGCAGCTCACCGAAATCGAAGTCGAGGACGGTGATCGCCGGATCCGCGTCGCGCGCAAGGCTGCCAGCAACCCCGCCAATGTCCATTATACACCGGCACCGCCGCCCGCACCTGCCGCAGCAACCGCGGTCGCGGCCCTGCCGACGATCGAGCCGGCCGCTGCACCGACGCTGGCGAATGCCGTGCGCTCGCCGATGGTCGGCACGGCCTATCTGTCCGCTGAGCCAAGCGCGCCGCCGTTTGTTTCTGTCGGTAAGCAAGTTCAGGCCGGCGACACGTTGCTGATCGTCGAGGCGATGAAGGTGATGAACCCGATCACTGCGCCGAACGCCGGGACGGTCAAGGCGATCATGGTCGAGAACGGCCAGCCGGTCGAATTCGACCAGCCACTCGTCGTCGTCGAGTAA
- the aroQ gene encoding type II 3-dehydroquinate dehydratase — protein MPSPAAPPAAPIVYVLNGPNLNLLGTREPEIYGHDTLDDIAGQLEDRARELGLEIDMRQSNHEGHLVDWLHEAQAQDAKAVIINAGAFTHTSIAVHDAIKSIRTPVIEVHLSNPHAREKFRHTSFVGRAARGTIAGFGALSYRLALEAAARI, from the coding sequence ATGCCCTCGCCCGCCGCACCACCCGCCGCACCGATCGTCTACGTCCTCAACGGCCCGAATTTGAATTTGCTCGGCACGCGCGAGCCGGAGATCTACGGCCATGACACGCTCGACGATATCGCCGGACAGCTGGAGGATCGTGCGCGTGAGCTTGGGCTGGAGATCGACATGCGCCAGTCGAACCACGAAGGGCATCTGGTCGACTGGCTTCACGAGGCGCAGGCGCAGGATGCGAAGGCGGTGATCATCAACGCGGGCGCCTTCACGCACACGTCGATTGCGGTGCATGACGCGATCAAGTCTATCCGCACGCCAGTGATCGAAGTCCACCTGTCCAATCCGCACGCGCGTGAGAAATTTCGCCACACATCGTTCGTTGGCCGTGCCGCACGTGGAACGATTGCCGGGTTCGGCGCGCTGTCGTATAGGCTGGCGCTTGAAGCGGCGGCGCGCATCTGA
- the thiS gene encoding sulfur carrier protein ThiS, whose protein sequence is MPHTDGTVSITVNGEHRRVVAGMTLAQLASELGLIPEKVAVERNLEVVPRSTLAQVQVEDGDDLEIVHFVGGGDHAAAVDTDSWSVAGHTFRSRLIVGTGKYKDFAQNAAALEASGAEIVTVAVRRVNVSDRNAPMLTDFIDPKRFTYLPNTAGCFTADDAIRTLRLAREAGGWDLVKLEVLGEARTLYPDMRETLKATDVLVREGFKPMVYCVDDPIAAKQLEEAGAVAIMPLGAPIGSGLGIQNRVTIRLIVEGAKVPVLVDAGVGTASDAAVAMELGCDGVLMNTAIAEAKDPIMMAAAMKSAVEAGRLSYRAGRMGIRRYADPSSPLAGLI, encoded by the coding sequence ATGCCCCATACCGACGGAACCGTATCGATCACCGTGAACGGCGAGCACCGCCGTGTCGTCGCCGGGATGACGCTCGCCCAATTGGCGAGCGAGCTCGGCCTTATTCCCGAGAAGGTCGCGGTCGAGCGTAACCTGGAAGTCGTGCCGCGCTCGACGCTGGCGCAGGTGCAGGTCGAGGACGGGGACGATCTCGAGATCGTGCATTTCGTTGGCGGCGGCGATCATGCGGCGGCGGTCGACACCGATAGCTGGTCGGTCGCAGGCCACACCTTCCGCTCGCGACTGATCGTGGGCACGGGCAAGTACAAGGACTTTGCTCAGAATGCCGCCGCGCTAGAGGCGTCGGGTGCGGAGATCGTCACGGTAGCAGTGCGCCGCGTCAACGTCAGTGACCGCAACGCGCCGATGCTGACCGACTTCATCGATCCCAAGCGCTTCACCTATCTTCCCAATACTGCCGGCTGTTTCACCGCCGACGATGCGATCCGTACGCTCCGGCTGGCGCGCGAAGCGGGCGGCTGGGATCTGGTGAAGCTCGAAGTGCTCGGCGAGGCGCGCACGCTCTATCCCGACATGCGCGAGACGCTGAAGGCGACCGACGTGCTGGTGCGCGAGGGCTTCAAGCCGATGGTCTATTGTGTGGACGATCCAATCGCCGCGAAGCAGCTAGAAGAGGCCGGTGCGGTCGCGATCATGCCGCTCGGCGCCCCGATCGGCTCGGGCCTGGGTATCCAGAACCGTGTGACGATCCGGTTGATCGTTGAGGGCGCCAAGGTGCCCGTGCTGGTCGACGCCGGCGTCGGCACCGCCTCAGACGCGGCGGTGGCGATGGAGCTTGGCTGCGACGGCGTGCTGATGAACACGGCCATCGCCGAGGCGAAAGACCCGATCATGATGGCCGCCGCAATGAAATCCGCGGTAGAGGCGGGGCGCCTGTCGTATCGCGCCGGTCGCATGGGCATCCGCCGCTACGCCGATCCATCCTCGCCGCTCGCGGGGTTAATCTGA
- a CDS encoding DedA family protein, translating into MTEFIIDWIAWGGYFGIFLLMALENVIPPIPSEVIMGLGGMSVARGHMALVPLILWGTAGTTIGNLFWYEIGRRMGVARFRPFVERHGRWLTMEWEDVERLDGFFHKHGHWVIFVFRFMPTFRTIISLPAGMAKMPMWKFLTFTFVGSAIWNTILAGAGLYLGSRFAELDKYVGPVAIGSTALILLAYGYRVLTWKPRAKRA; encoded by the coding sequence ATGACCGAGTTCATCATCGATTGGATCGCCTGGGGCGGCTATTTCGGCATTTTCCTGCTGATGGCGCTCGAGAACGTCATTCCACCGATTCCGTCCGAGGTGATCATGGGGCTCGGCGGGATGTCTGTGGCGCGCGGGCATATGGCGCTGGTGCCGCTGATCCTGTGGGGTACGGCGGGGACGACGATCGGTAATCTGTTCTGGTACGAGATCGGGCGCCGCATGGGCGTCGCGCGCTTTCGCCCGTTCGTCGAGCGGCATGGCCGGTGGCTGACGATGGAGTGGGAAGACGTCGAGCGGCTCGACGGCTTCTTCCACAAACATGGTCACTGGGTGATCTTCGTGTTCCGTTTCATGCCGACGTTCCGGACGATCATCTCGCTGCCCGCCGGCATGGCGAAGATGCCGATGTGGAAGTTTCTCACATTTACCTTCGTCGGCAGCGCGATTTGGAACACGATCCTCGCGGGCGCCGGATTGTATCTCGGGTCGCGCTTTGCGGAACTCGACAAGTACGTCGGACCGGTGGCGATCGGCTCAACCGCGTTGATCCTATTGGCGTACGGCTATCGCGTATTGACGTGGAAGCCACGAGCGAAGCGCGCCTGA
- the gshB gene encoding glutathione synthase: protein MPLTVAVQMDPLETINIAGDSSFALMLAAQKRGHKLFHYDAEDLNWSDGHLWTKARPVTVQDVVGGHFHAGDAVRLDLGDEADVVLMRQDPPFDLGYITATHLLERIADKALVVNDPVSVRNAPEKVFVLDYARFMPPTLVTRSLDEARAFLKQHGAIVVKPLHGNGGKAIFRVGPDGENLSALIEVFNQTWREPHMVQAFLPDVAKGDKRIVLVDGEVAGAINRLPGEGEFRSNLAVGGSAEKTELTEKEREICAVLGPELKARGLIFVGIDVIGGEWLTEINVTSPTGIVAIARFDGTDVAGLIWDAIERRLTERAG, encoded by the coding sequence TTGCCCCTCACCGTTGCCGTCCAGATGGACCCGCTCGAAACGATCAATATCGCGGGCGATTCGAGCTTTGCGCTGATGCTCGCGGCGCAGAAGCGCGGGCACAAACTGTTCCACTACGATGCGGAAGACCTCAACTGGTCTGACGGCCACCTGTGGACGAAGGCGCGGCCGGTGACGGTGCAGGATGTCGTCGGCGGCCATTTCCATGCCGGCGATGCGGTGCGCCTCGACCTTGGCGACGAGGCCGATGTCGTGCTGATGCGGCAGGATCCGCCGTTCGACCTCGGATATATCACGGCGACGCATTTGCTCGAGCGGATCGCCGACAAGGCGCTTGTCGTGAACGATCCAGTGAGCGTTCGTAACGCGCCCGAGAAGGTGTTCGTGCTCGATTACGCGCGGTTTATGCCGCCGACGCTGGTCACCCGTTCGCTCGACGAGGCGCGGGCGTTCCTGAAGCAGCATGGTGCGATCGTGGTCAAGCCGCTGCACGGCAACGGCGGCAAGGCGATCTTTCGCGTCGGGCCCGACGGCGAGAACCTTTCCGCGCTGATCGAGGTGTTTAACCAGACGTGGCGGGAGCCGCACATGGTGCAGGCGTTTCTTCCCGACGTGGCGAAGGGCGACAAGCGCATCGTGCTGGTTGACGGCGAGGTGGCGGGTGCGATCAACCGGTTGCCCGGCGAGGGCGAATTTCGCAGCAACCTCGCGGTCGGTGGCTCGGCCGAAAAGACCGAGCTGACGGAAAAGGAGCGCGAGATCTGCGCAGTGCTGGGGCCGGAGTTGAAGGCGCGCGGCCTGATCTTCGTCGGCATCGACGTGATCGGCGGCGAGTGGCTCACGGAGATCAACGTCACCTCCCCGACCGGGATCGTTGCGATCGCGCGATTCGACGGGACGGATGTCGCCGGCCTGATCTGGGACGCGATCGAGCGCCGCCTCACGGAACGCGCAGGCTGA
- a CDS encoding YraN family protein — protein MRDRRVAEAAGRRGERLAGWWLRLKGWQILDRRVRTPAGEVDLVAKRGALIAFVEVKTRSSAAELDFAIDERRLVRVAAAAEYLMPRYATNGEDIRVDVILLAPGVRPRHIENAWIG, from the coding sequence ATGCGTGATCGCCGTGTGGCCGAGGCCGCAGGCCGGCGAGGCGAACGACTGGCGGGGTGGTGGTTGCGGCTGAAGGGATGGCAAATCCTCGACCGGCGGGTGCGGACGCCGGCGGGTGAGGTCGATCTGGTGGCGAAGCGCGGTGCGCTGATCGCATTCGTCGAGGTCAAGACGCGATCGAGTGCGGCGGAACTCGATTTCGCGATCGACGAGCGGCGGCTGGTGCGGGTGGCGGCGGCGGCGGAATATCTGATGCCGCGGTACGCCACCAACGGCGAGGATATCCGCGTCGACGTGATCCTCCTCGCGCCGGGCGTGCGGCCGCGGCATATCGAGAATGCCTGGATCGGGTGA
- the rsmI gene encoding 16S rRNA (cytidine(1402)-2'-O)-methyltransferase — MTPLVEILSPGLYIVATPIGNLGDLSPRAADVLSRAAVIAAEDTRVTAKLLRHIGTKRPMTPYHDHNADHVRPQLIARMATEAVALVSDAGTPLISDPGYKLVRDAHAAGHLVVTIPGPCAAIAALTLAGLPTDRFLFAGFLPSKVKARGEAIAELGAIRATLVLYESGPRLGATLAALADALGEREAAVTREISKRFEEAVTGTLPTLAARYADAPPKGEIVIVVAPPGDAPPASEEDGDTALAEALTRLPAAKAAGEVAKRLGLDRKALYARALALKDA; from the coding sequence ATGACACCCCTCGTGGAAATACTAAGCCCCGGCCTCTACATCGTCGCTACACCGATCGGCAATCTCGGTGACCTGTCCCCGCGCGCTGCGGACGTCCTTTCGCGAGCGGCGGTAATCGCGGCAGAAGACACGCGTGTTACAGCCAAATTACTGAGGCACATCGGCACCAAGCGGCCGATGACGCCGTATCACGATCACAATGCCGACCATGTCCGACCGCAGCTGATCGCGCGGATGGCGACCGAAGCGGTGGCGCTGGTATCGGATGCGGGCACGCCGTTGATCTCCGATCCCGGCTACAAACTGGTGCGTGATGCGCATGCGGCGGGCCATCTGGTCGTCACGATCCCCGGGCCGTGTGCGGCGATTGCCGCGCTGACGCTGGCCGGTCTGCCGACCGACCGCTTCCTGTTCGCCGGCTTCCTGCCCTCGAAGGTGAAGGCGCGCGGTGAGGCGATTGCGGAGCTTGGCGCGATCCGAGCAACGCTGGTGCTGTACGAGAGTGGGCCGCGGTTGGGCGCGACGCTGGCGGCATTAGCTGATGCGTTAGGAGAGCGGGAGGCGGCGGTGACGCGCGAGATTTCCAAGCGCTTCGAGGAAGCGGTGACGGGCACGCTGCCGACACTAGCGGCGCGGTACGCCGATGCGCCGCCGAAGGGCGAGATCGTCATCGTAGTCGCGCCGCCGGGGGACGCGCCACCGGCGAGCGAGGAAGATGGCGATACGGCGCTTGCGGAAGCGCTCACCCGCCTCCCCGCCGCGAAGGCTGCCGGTGAGGTCGCGAAGCGGCTCGGGCTCGACCGGAAGGCGCTGTATGCGCGCGCGCTGGCACTGAAGGATGCGTGA
- a CDS encoding penicillin-binding protein activator, whose protein sequence is MAEAATVPQRAKTIVRRFGVRRLGVRAIFTAATLLVSACSTVVPRGPAPPPRPVQAPPPVARPDVGVENGIPRDAARNRVALLVPLSGANAGVGKSLANATQLALLDTGSEKVRITNYDTAYGAAAAAQRAVAEGAQLILGPLLAEDVRAVGPIARRAGVPVIAFSNDASVAGDGVYLMGYSPTQSIERVVDYARSRGVSNFGGLVPNALYGTRASTVFLRAVESAGGRVVALQTYDRSAGAIGAAVTRMAKDAPFDGVLIADSGAAAASAVPLLRRSSPGTRIIGTELWNSDNGIAARPALNGAWFASVSNSLYRQYGAKYRSRFGTSPYRLSSLGYDAVLLTARISRDWRIGSPFPEARLRSGEGYAGIDGAFRFGRDGVAERALEVQEIRSGTTTVVSPAPASFGR, encoded by the coding sequence ATGGCAGAGGCCGCAACCGTACCGCAACGGGCGAAGACGATCGTCCGGCGTTTTGGCGTCCGCCGATTGGGTGTCCGCGCAATTTTCACCGCCGCGACCTTGCTCGTGTCGGCGTGCTCCACCGTCGTGCCGCGTGGCCCGGCGCCGCCGCCGCGCCCGGTGCAAGCCCCGCCGCCGGTGGCGCGACCAGATGTAGGTGTCGAGAACGGCATCCCGCGCGACGCCGCGCGCAATCGCGTCGCCCTGCTGGTGCCGCTCTCGGGCGCAAATGCCGGCGTCGGCAAGAGCCTCGCCAACGCGACGCAGCTCGCGCTGCTCGACACGGGCAGCGAGAAGGTCCGCATTACCAATTACGATACGGCCTATGGCGCCGCGGCCGCCGCCCAGCGCGCGGTCGCCGAGGGCGCGCAGCTGATCCTCGGCCCGCTGCTGGCCGAAGACGTCCGCGCGGTCGGCCCGATCGCGCGCCGTGCCGGCGTACCCGTGATTGCCTTCTCCAACGATGCCAGCGTGGCAGGCGACGGCGTTTATTTGATGGGATATTCCCCGACGCAATCGATCGAGCGCGTCGTCGATTACGCCCGCAGCCGCGGCGTCAGCAACTTCGGCGGGCTCGTGCCCAACGCGCTCTACGGCACCCGCGCGTCCACCGTCTTCCTTCGCGCGGTCGAATCCGCAGGCGGACGGGTCGTCGCGCTGCAGACCTATGATCGGTCCGCCGGCGCGATCGGCGCGGCGGTGACGCGGATGGCGAAGGACGCGCCGTTCGATGGCGTACTGATCGCCGATTCGGGCGCGGCAGCCGCCAGCGCGGTGCCGCTGCTGCGCCGGTCGAGCCCCGGCACGCGCATCATCGGCACCGAATTGTGGAACAGCGACAACGGCATCGCTGCCCGCCCGGCACTGAACGGCGCATGGTTCGCGAGCGTGTCGAACAGCCTGTACCGGCAGTACGGCGCCAAATATCGCTCGCGCTTCGGCACGTCGCCCTATCGCCTGTCGAGCCTCGGCTATGACGCGGTGTTGTTGACCGCCCGCATCTCGCGCGACTGGCGCATCGGCTCGCCCTTCCCCGAAGCACGTCTCCGCTCGGGCGAAGGCTATGCCGGGATCGATGGCGCGTTCCGCTTCGGTCGTGACGGCGT